The DNA segment AGCGGGAACCGATGCGAAATGTACTGCTTCACATCGATGACGCCGTCCGCAATGAGATCGACCGCCTTCTGGTGATGCCGCGGCATGCAACCGTGCGAACCGCACACGAACAGCTCTTTGTAGTGAATTATGTTCGTGTCGAGCGGCACGATCGACTTGTCTTTGGGCAGTCCGCCGAAAAAGTTCACCCACGCGCGGTTCTTCGCCATTTTCAGCGCGTCCACTTGAGCTTCCGGCGACGGGCACGCCGTGATAATCACGTCCGCGCCAAGCCCGTGCGTCTCTTCCTTCACGCGGGTGACGGCATCCTCTTCACCCGAGCATATGTACACGTCGGCGTTGAAGCGCTTTGCCATTTCCAGGCGGGGCCGCGACCGTTGCACGAGAATGACCTTTCCCGCGCCCATCTTCTTCGCGACTTCGATGATCATGCACCCGATGGGACCCGCGCCGATGATGACCACGGCGTCGCCGAATTTCACCGGAGACAGCTCCAACGCGTTCAGCACGCATCCGAGCGGTTCCGCCAGCGCGGCCTCCTCCAGGGAGACGTGATCGGGAACTTTGTGCACGGGGCCGTAATTGACGACCATCCGGTTCAACAGCACGTACTCCGCGAAGCTGCCCGGAAACTGATAGCCCAGCGCATAGTTGATCTGGCAGTTGTTGCCGATGCCCGCTTCGCAGAAGGGGCATTCGCCGCAAGGCACATCGCCGCCCATCGCAACGCGGTCGCCCGGTTTGAACTTGGTGACATGCTTGCCGACGCGCTCCACGACCCCCGCCGCCTCGTGTCCCATGATGGCCGGCGGCTTCAGCCTCGGGCTGCCGTGATGGAACATCCGAATATCCGACCCGCACACCGCGCACGCGGCCACTTTTACCAACACCTCGTCGTCGTCGACTACCGGGGTTGGGACTTCCTTCACGGTCAATCGGTCAATCGCTTCAAGAACAGCGGCTTTCATGAGGTTTCCTTTCCAGTCGAAGCGAAGATTATGAAGGACAGGACACCGCGAACGCGAACACGCCGTACTTTGGACATTAACCCCGGTTTTTGGCTATACTAAGCCCTCTCTATCGGGTTGGCGTGCGATAGTACAGTTGCCACCCGAATACCACCCGCACGGGGACTAAAGGTTCACTTCATGGCTAAGAAACTCATGGTCATTCCAGCCGAGGCGCGCAAGAGCGACGTCCTTGAGCTGGGATCAATTCCCATCAACACGTACAAGAAGACGGTTCGAGAAGAACTCGAACACAATCCCGATATCACCAAGGCGAGCTGCTTGCGGGTCTACCGGGACATGGTCTTGATCCGCGAATTCGAGACGATGCTCGACCAGATCAAGAAGGTCGGGTCGTATCAGGGTATCGATTACAAGCACGCCGGACCAGCGCACCTTTCCATCGGGCAGGAAGGCGCGGCGGTCGGTGAGTGCTTCCACTTGACGGTGGACGATCACCTCTTTGGCAGCCACCGCAGCCACGGCGAAATCATCGCGAAGGGGCTGCGCGCGGTTCAGGACCTCAAGGGTCCTGCGCTCGCGACGATTATGAAGGACTATTTTGACGGTACGATTCTCAAAATCGTCGAAGCGGACAAGGCGAAGGCCGCCCCGTTGACCATCAACGATGGCAGCAACGGAAAGGCCCTGCTGAAACTGGACGAGGACGAGGAGCTCGGTGTCGATTTCCTGTTGTACGGATTGCTTGCGGAAATCTTCGGCCGCGAAACCGGATTCAACAAGGGGATGGGCGGCTCGATGCACGCCTTCTTTATCCCCTTCGGCATTTTCCCGAACAACGCCATCGTGGGCGGCAGCGGTGACATTGCGGCGGGCGGCGCGCTGTACAAGAAAGTGCTGCGCAAGAAGGGCATCGCGGTGGCGAACATCGGCGACGCGTCCATCGGTTGCGGCCCGGTGTGGGAAGGGCTGGGCTTCTCGGCGATGGGCCAGTTCGACAAGCTGTGGGGCTCTGATTTCAAGGGGGGCCTGCCGATTATCTTCAACTTCATGAATAACTTCTACGGTATGGGCGGGCAGCCGATCGGCGAGACGATGGGCTTTGAGCGGCTTGCGCGTATCGGCGCTGCCATCAATCCCGAGAACATGCACGCGGAATGCGTCGACGGCAACAATCCCTTGTCGCTGGCCGACGCCTACAAGCGCAAACTGAAAACCATCGAAGACAAGGGCGGGCCGGTGCTGTTGGAGGTCGTGTGCTACCGTCAGACGGGACACTCGCCCAGCGACCAGTCTTCGTACCGCGAGCGCGAAGAGATCGATATGTGGCGCGCGGTGGACCCGATTACCGAGTTTGGCGGCAAGCTGATCGAGGCGGGTGTCGCGAGCGAAGACGACCTCAAAGCGATTGGCGAATACGCCACGCGCAAAGTGACCAAGGCCTGCGCCCTCGCGGTGGACATGAAGACCTCGCCGCGCATGGTGCTCAAGCCGTATGCCGGTATCGACACCATCATGTTCTCGAACGAACTGCTGAAGGAATTGCCGGGACTTGAGAGGCCGGACGACGTGTTGATGCCGCTCGCGGACAACCCGCGTGTACAGCAAATCGCGAAGAAGTCGCGCAGTGGCATCGGTCCCAACGGTGAGACTCTGAAAGAAGGCAAAGCCGTCAGCTTCCGCGACGGCATTTTCGAAGTGCTCATTCATCACTTCTACAACGACTCGCGCGTTGTGGCTTACGGCGAGGAAAACCGCGATTGGGGCGGCGCGTTTGCGGTCTACCGCGGCCTGACCGAGGCGTTGCCGTATCACCGTCTGTTCAATTCGCCGATTTCGGAAGGCGCGATTGTCGGCACGGCCGTCGGCATGGCGCTCGAAGGCGGACGCCCCGTCGTCGAGTTGATGTACTGCGACTTCATGGGCCGCGCCGGCGACGAAGTGTTCAACCAACTTTCCAAGTGGCAGGCGATGTCCGGCGGCTACGTGAAAATGCCCGTTGTCCTGCGCGTGTCGGTGGGCAGCAAGTACGGCGCGCAGCATTCCCAGGATTGGACCGCATTGTGCGCGCACATCCCCGGCCTGAAAGTGGTGTTCCCCGCGACCCCGTACAGCGCGAAGGGGCTCATGGCGACGGCGTTGCGCGGCAACGACCCGGTGGTGTTCTTCGAGAGCCAGCGCTTGTACGACATCACGGAGACGTTCCATCCGCAGGGCGTGCCCGCGGAATACTACACGCTGCCGATTGGCGTTCCGGAAGTGCTGAAGGAAGGGAAAGACCTCACCCTGCTCACGTTCGGTGCAACGTTGTACCGCGCTCACGAAGCGGCGCAACGCATGGAGAAGGAATACGGTATCTCCGTCGAACTGATCGACGGGCAAAGCCTCGTACCCTTCGACCTGGAAATCCTCTACCGCTCCGTGAAGAAGACCGGCAAACTCATCCTCGGCAGCGATGCGTGCGAACGCGGCAGCTTTTTGCACACCGTGGCCTCGCAGATTACGCAGGCCGCATTCGATTACCTCGATGCGCCGCCTGTTGTCGTCGGCGCGGAGAACTGGATCGTGCCGCCCGCGGAACTCGAAGACTTCTATTATCCGCAGCCGAGCTGGTTCCTGGATGCGTATCACACGCACATCAAGCCCTTGCCCGGTTACACGCCCGGCATCAACTGCACGGCTCAGGAAATGCTCAGCCGCTCGCGGTACGGTGTGCTGTAAAAGACGAGATTGATCGACTCCCTACGGCGCAGGCTTTCGGGCCTGCGCCTTCTTTGTTGACCCAATGGATGCGACGGACAAGTCCGGGTGTGTCCGCTCCAGAACATTGAAAATTACCCCCAAAATCGTGGATGATCTTCTCATTCTAACGGTTGCGAACCACTCACGAAGTTTATGATAGAACGTAGTCAATTGCCTCACCTTGTCCGTTTGTTGGACGACGAGTCGCCTGGAGTACGCGATCAAGTACTGCGGGAACTGTTGGCGTTTGGGCCGGCGCTGGAGGATGAGTTGCGGGCCTGCGACGTGGAATTGACCCCTGCGCAGCGGGGGCATCTGTCGAACGTCCTGGTCCACTACCGCGCGATGGAAACTCGGCGCGAAGCGTGGCGCAAGTGGCGCACTCTTCCGTCGCCGTACGCCCAGCTAGAGACCGCCTTCGAGATTCTTGGCCAGATACAGTATGGCTGGGCGCCCCCCGTGCGCCTTTCCGATTTGTTGAACGATCTCGCGAAGGAATTTCTCTCGACAGCCCGGCCGCGAGACCCGATTTCGCTGAGCCGTTTTCTATTTGCCGCCAAGCAACTGCAGGGCAATGTGGATGACTACTATCACCCATTGAACAGCAATTTGTACCACGTCATTCAGGAAAAGCGCGGGTTGCCCATAAGTCTGGCGTGTATCTTCATGCTTGTCGGCGTTCGCGTCGGGGTGACCGTGTTTGGGTGCAACCTGCCCGGACACTTCCTGGCGCGTGGCGTTATGAACGGCGCGAATTTGTATTTTGACTGCTTTAACGGTGGACGCCTGCTTACGGCGAATGAGTTGAATCATCTCAAGAGCCGCCTGGGGCCGGCCGTTGAACATGTCCTTGTCGAGGCGCCGTCCTCCGTGGACATTATGAGGCGCGTCCTGCTCAATCTCGTCAACGCGTACGAGGCAAACAGCGATCCGGACATGGGCCAGCTCATGACGGATCTGCTGAATGAACTTTCGGACCCGGCTAAGTCCTAACCCAAACCCCCGAGCACTGAAGGAGCTTCATCGTATGAGCGCCGAGCCTGAACTGTTGGTTGCCGTTATCATGGGAAGCAAATCCGACTGGGATTCCATGAAGCCTGCGTCGGATACCTTGCATAAATTCGGAATCCCGCACGAATGCCGCGTCCTTTCCGCGCATCGCACCCCGGACGAACTCGCCGAGTACCTCAAGTCCGCGGAAGCGCGGGGTTGCCAGGCTTACATCGGCGGTGCTGGCGGAGCGGCCCACTTGTGCGGCGTGATAGCGTCGCAGACCTTGAAGCCCGTGCTCGGCGTCCCGATGGACAGCCGCCTTCAAGGACTCGATTCGCTGCTCTCCACCGTGCAAATGCCAGAAGGCATTCCCGTGGGGACCTTTGCCATTGGTCCGTCTGGCGCGGCCAACGCGGCTTTGTATGCAATCTCGATTCTTTCGCTGCAGCGTCCGGAACTCGCAGACAAGATCCGGCAGTACCGCCAAGAACGTAAGGACAAGATCCTGAAAGAGCACCTGCCGTACAAACAGTCTTCGGCAGGAATGGTGCCTCCGCCCAAAGAGTAGACGGAAGGTCTATAGGCAACCCATCGCATTTCGACTTCGTGGGTGCATTTGTTACACTGCGCGAAGTTGTAATCACATTCTGGGGCGTGTGAACAAACCAAAACTGATGAGGGAGGGGCCATGCCAGAGTCAGGCAACTCGTGCTGCGGAGGGAAGTCGTGTTGCGGGGGTAAGGCAGTCAGTGAGCTAAACCGCAGGGACTTCATCAAGACAGCGGCGGTCGCGGCGGGGGGGCTGAGTCTGCTTGCCGCGCAGAAAGCGCAAGCCGAAGCGCTGGAAACGTGGACTCAGTCCTTGTTGGAACCCGGCGCGCGGCGCGTTTATCGGGGCGCAGAACTCACTCACATCGCGATGCCCATGGGAGGTATCGGCGGCGGTCAGGTGTACCTGCGCGGGGACGGGACCCTGAACCCGTGGCAGATGGCGAACAACTTCAACCAAGCTGCTACGGTAAAGGGTTCGTTCTTTGCGATTCGCGCAAAGGCCCCGGGCGTAAATGCCGTCACGCGCCTGCTCCAATCACGCACCGATGCCGAATCGCGGGGCGTGGACGCCATCGAATTCGAGGGCGAGTACCCCTTTGCGTGGCTGCGCTATCTTGAAGATAACCTTCCCGTTTCTGTCGCCTTGGAAGCCTATTCGCCGTTCATTCCCCTGAATACCAAAGACTCCGCTATACCCGCTGTCGTATTCCGGTACACCGTTCGCAATCAGGGGCAGACTCCGGTCGAGGTTTCGCTGCTTGCCGCCGCCCCGAACCTTGTCGGTTGGGACGGCTACCGCCCGCTGGAAGGTGTCCAGTACACGGAATCGGGATTCAACCAGAATTCGTTTTCCGCGAAACAGGGCTTGGCCTCCGTGCAGATGGGATACAAGCAAGGCGGCGGCCACGCTTTCAGCACACCGGTTCAAATCATGACAAACGACGAGGACGTGGCGTTTCACATGCGCCACGCGAACAACGCGAAGGTTACGTACGGTCCGCGCACGCCCATCGTGTTGGATGGTCAACCCACGGACGCGCATTGGGTCTCGGATACGAAGGGCCGCGTCACCGATGGAGAACTTTCTTCGCTGCTCGATGCCGTTGGAAAAGGCGCGACAGCCGTGCTCACCAACGACCACTTGTCCCTCCTGACGCAGATGCGACGTCGCGGCAGGAAAAGTGCAGCAGAAGTGTTCGAGAACTGGGAGTCGGGCGAATTCGGCGACTGGAAGATTGAGGGCGCCTGTTTCGGGAAAGGTCCCGTGACAGGAACACTGCCTAACCAGTTGCCGGTAGGCGGATGGGAAGGCAAGTTCTACCTGAGCTCTTTCGCCAACGGTGATTCGGCGACGGGCAAGGCCACGTCGAAGCCGTTCACAATTCGGAAGAAGTTCATCCATTTGCGCGTCGGTGGCGGAAGCCACGCGGGACAGACGTGTGTCAACCTGTTAATTGACGGAAACGTGGTGGCCACAGCGGTCGGCGACAACTCCGAAAACCTTCGTCCAGTGACGTGGGACGTGAGCGCCCACAAGGGCAAGAAAGGCGTCATTGAGGTCGTAGACTCGCACACGGGGTCGTGGGGACACATCCTCGTGGATTCCATCACGTTCGGCGACGCCCCGCAGGCAGAAGTGCTCGACAAGAAAGAGGTCAAGCGCTGGAAGGAAGCGCTGCCCTTCACGTGGAAGAACGTGCTTGCCGAGCCAGCCCGAGTGAAGTTGAACCGGCAGTCGCCTGTGTTTGCGGGTCTGAGCAACGCGCCAGACGAGGTCGAGCTCACGTACTCCCTGGAAGGTTTGCACGTCAAAAAGAATGCGCAAGTTCTCCTGGAGACCGACGACGGCAAGCCGCTTGTCATCGCGGGCCAGTGCGGCAAAGGCGTGCTTGTCGTCTGCATCGGCACTCCGAACGCGTGGGTGGATGGACCCGATCGCAAGGCCGTCATCGGCAATCTTCTCGCTGCCGCGACGAAGTCGAATTATGCGCCGATGACGGGCATCAGCCCCGAGCACCCGCTTGCGGGAGGAATGGCACTCGCCGTGTTAGGCGACGCGGACGTTTCCGCGAAGCCGCAGTGGGACGATTTCGAGGCGTTGTGGACTGAGTTCGCAGACAACGGCCGTCTTGCGCCGGGTGCGACAGAACCCAGCGCGCCGGGGCGCACGTGGAATGGGGCGATTGCGGCAGGTCTCTCGCTCGCACCGGGCGAAGAGAAGTCTGTTACGTTCGCGTTGGCGTGGCATTTCCCGAACCGCATTCGCGATGACAAATACGGATGGGGTCCGCCCGCGTATCAGTTCGACTACCGTCTTGGCAACCGCTACAACACGTGGTTCAAGAATGTCGCGGAAGTCGTGGATTACCTGGCTGCGAACTTTGACCGGTTGGCGGCGGAAACGCACCTATTCCATGACACGCTATACGACAGCACCTTGCCGCGCTACTACCTCGATTGTGTGACCGCGAACATTTCCACAATCTGCTCGCCCGTCTACATTTGGCTTGAAGACGGCACCTTTGGAGGCTTTGAAGGCGCGGACCGCTGCTGTCCGATGAATTGTACACACGTCTACAACTATGCGATGTCGACGGCGTTCCTGTTCCCCGAGCTTGAACGTAACGTGCGCGAAACGGATCTCCTCGTGCAGATGAATCCGACCGAACACTACATTCCCCACCGGACGGTGCTGCCGTTGTCGGCGCCGCGCTTGGGGGACAAAATCGGCGGACCCGAGCACCCCGCGTTGGACGGCGAACTGGGCACGATCTTGAAGACATACCGTGAATGGCAGTTGTGCGGCGACCGCGCGTGGCTGGAGAAGGTGTGGGAACGCGCCAAGACGCTCATGTGCTACATCATGGAGCACCACGATCCGAAGGGCGAAGGCATCATTCGCGGGGAACAGCCGAACACCTACGATACGCACCTCTTCGGCAGCAACACGTTCATTGGCACGCTGTATCTCGCGGCGCTTCGCGCGGCCGAAGAGATGGCGAAGATCATGAACGACACCGATTCGGCGGGCAAGTTCCGCGAGCGCTTCGAGAAGGGCAAAGTCGCGTACGACACGGCGTGTTGGAACGGTGAGTTCTATTACAACGTGTTCGACGCGCCCGAAGCCGATGAGAAGACGTATAACAACAACAATTGTTTCGGGCCTGGCTGCCATGCCGACCAACTGTTCGGGCAATGGTGGGCCTTTATCCTGGGACTGGGCTACGTGCTTCCGAAAGAACGCATTGCGCACGTGTTGGCCTCGGTGTACAAGTACTGTTGGAGATCGGATCTCACGGGACACAAGCACTGGCCGCGCAAGTTTGCGGAAGAAGACGAGAAGGGGCTGCTAATCTGCACGTGGCCGCGCGGCGGACGTCCGGAGAAACCCATTCTGTATTGCGACGAGGTGTGGACCGGCATCGAGTACCACGTTGCGGCTACGATGATCTACGAAGGCATGGTCACGGAAGGTCTGCAGATCGTTCGAGGCGCGCGCGACCGTTATACGGGTAGTCGACGCAATCCGTGGGCAGAACTCGAATGCGGCTATCATTATTCGCGCGCGATGTCGGCACACAGCCTGCTAAATGTTGCCGCGGGTCTCGAGTACGACGCGGCATCGGGCCGCCTGGCGCTGGAGCCGCGCCTGACTCCGGACAATTACCGAGGCTTCTTCTCCGGCGCGAAGGGCTGGGGAACCGTATCGCAGGCCCGCAACGGAAAGAGCCACAAGAATACGGTGGAGATACGATACGGCGAAGTGGTGTTGAACGAGTTGGCGCTCGGCAAAGCCGCAGGACGCGCAAAAGCGACAGTCAACGGTACTGCTGTTGCTCTTGCACACGGTTCCGATGGGCATGTGTCGTTTGCGCAGCCGGTAGTCCTGAAGGCCGGAGACTGCCTGGAAGTGACTGTGCAGGCATGAGGCGCGAAAGGACAAATAGGGACCACGAAATTCCTGGGGCTCCATGATTGGAAAGTATCACGCATGAGATATGTCGCAGTTCTCCTTCTGAGTTGTCTGAGTATCGCGGCGGCGGGTGAGTCTGCGTTGCGCACCTCGCCGCTCATGCGCGGGACCTTGTGGTGGTTGTCGGATGCGGCCCACGGATCGTGGACGCGCGCGCAGTTTGAGCAGGCCATTGGTGAACAACGCGCGGTGGGTTTCGACATCCTCTGGTTATTGAACACGCCGTCATTGTTCCGGCTTGCGACTGCGCCGGACGCGAAGACCGATCCGTTGGCCCTGATCTATGAGATCGCCGACGCCAACGCCATGCGCGTGATCGCCGATTTGCCGAAAGGCGGGTGGTACGGAAAAACGACGGCTGAGGCGATGGCCTCGGAGATGCGCGCGTACGCGGAGGCCTTCAGCGCTCGCTATGGCGCACACGCTTCGTTCCACGGGTGGTACATCAACCACGAAATCAATCCCATCGCGCCGGACGACAAGGAACAGACCACGTTTTGGCGCACGGCTTGGAAGGAAGCGGCAAGCGCGTGCCACCGGGTCGCGCCGAAGAGTGTTGTGACGGTTTCGCCGTTCTTCATGATGGATTCGCTGAGCCGGCGAGGCTTTCGGTACCAGACACCGGAAGAGTACGCCTCGTGGTGGGGCGAATCGCTCAAGGAAACGGGGATCGACATCCTGATGCTGCAGGATTCGGGCGCTGAGCACTTGTCGTTCTTTACCGTGGCTGACCGCGAGCCGTTTTTTGCGGCAATGCGCAAAGCCTGCGACGAAGCCGGCGCGCAGTTTTGGGTGAACGTGGAAACGGGCGAGGCCCACGTCGCGAATTGGGAAGAGTTCATAGCCCTGGAACGAGAAAACAAGGTTCCCTGGCGGTTTACGCCCATCGATTGGCTTGAGCAGAAGCTGCAGCTTGCCGCCCGCTACGGAGACGGCATCATCAATTGGGGATACTTCCCCTTCATGGACCCCGCCGGTGGAACAGCGAAACCGGAAGTGCTGGCCGCCTACGAGGCCTACCGGACATACGTCAATCGCGTGAAGGCAAGCGCCGCCGTGAGCTCCGATAGAGAAACCAAATAAGCGGCACTGTTCTCGTAGCCGCGAGCATCGACACTACTTCCAGCCTGAGGCATACACCACGCCGCACTCGGCGATCGCGGCGCTCGGCAATCTGCGCCACGTGCTACTTACAGGTGGCCTTAAGCATTGGCTCATGCCGTGCACCGTCTCATTCTCCGGAGTGTCCAGGACCCTAAGCATTACGCACCAATGGCACTACGCATACTGTGCCAGTGGGCGTCACGTATTTCACGCCAACGGCACTGCGCATACTGCGCCGAAGGCGCTAAACTCAGTAGCCTAGGGCAGAGTTTGGGATTGTTTGTTGCGGGCAAGCAACGAACAATCTCAAACGCCGCCCTAGGAAACCATGACCCCAATCGCAGTGCCCTGAAGGGGCATTACATTAAACCCACCCTGTATTGCCGGGGTACCCTTTGAATTGCGGCCTCTTAATCCCAAACTGCTCCCATTCGAGGTCGATGCATTCCGTCTTGACCCGATCTCCTTGCCCTGTCGAAATCGCGGACGTGTCGCTGCCTTTCCCCCTCGATTTCGCGTGCAACGGAGTAGAACACTCTGGTAACGTATCCCAGAAATACGTCTTTAGAAGCAGTTCGCAAGGAAATTGAGGGAGGGGCCGCCGTGATCTCGTTCCGACGACGCACGCCGCCTGGCGCTTCGCCGGGAACGATCGTCGTCGATCCCGAAGCGCCGCCTCCCGTCATCACCGTGCTTGCGTTCGGGCCAAAAGGATTTGTCGAAGAACAGGTCGAAGGTCCGTACTGCATTCCCGAGTTTCTCCACAAATGGCCGCTGACTTGGATCAACGTCGACGGCCTCGGCGACAAAGTGGTGTTGCAGCAACTGGGCACCATGTTCGAGTTGCACCGTCTCGCGCTCGAAGACGTCGTGAACGTGCATCAGCGCCCCAAGGTCGAACAGTACGACGACCAATTGTTCTTCGTCGCGCGCATGGTCTATCAGGGCGAAGGCATCGAGACAGAACAGCTCTCGATGTTCATGGGCGAAAACTACATTCTTACGTTTCAGGAACGGCCCGGCGGCGACTGCTTCAATCCCGTGCGCGACCGCATCCGCAAAGGGCTCGGACGGATTCGCTGCGAAGGCGCTGACTTCCTCGCGTATTGCCTCATTGATGCTTTGGTGGACGCCTACTTCCCGATCATTGAACTATACGGCGACCAGCTCGAAGACCTCGAAGACGAGGTGCTCGAATCGCCGCGCAGAGGATTAGTCAACGAGATTCACCGCGTTCGGCGCGACCTGCTGATGCTGCGGCGCGCGGTTTGGCCCCTCCGCGAAGCGATCAACTCGTTATTGCGCGACCGCGGCGGCAGTTTCACCAACGAGACCCGCGTGTATCTGCGCGACTGCTACGACCACACCATCCAAATCCTGGACTTGGTCGAAGCGTACCGCGAAATCGTGTCCGACCTTATGGACGTGTACCTGTCATCGCTTAGCGCCAAGCTCAACGAAGTGATGCGCGTGTTGACCGTGATCTCGACCATCTTCATCCCCATGACGTTTATCGCGAGTATCTACGGCATGAACTTCCACACCGAAAAGTCCCCTTGGAACATGCCTGAATTGGAGTGGGCGTTCGGTTATCCCTTCGTGATCGCGCTCATGGCGGCAATCGCGGGCGTGCAACTGTGGTTTTTCTGGCGCAAAGGCTGGCTCGGCAACACCATCGACGAAGACGAGTCACGCCCCGACCGCGAACGCGACCTCGGCGGCGACAATCTGAGCCAGTAATCGGCCGTCTGCATTGACGAGGCCGTGATACGCCAATTGTTCGGAGTTGCGACCCTATATGAAACGCCTTTTGGCCATGATTCGTCGCGTCGGTGTGCTGCTCGCCTTGGTGGCGATTGGGTTTTACGTCGTATTCTTCTTTGCGCAACCCCGTCTCCTCTTTCAAGGAGAGCCGGGGCTTGCCTCTAATCCGTCGTCTAAAGGATGGGCTTTTGAGGATGTGGTTGTACCCGTTGGAAAGAACAAGACCCACGGATGGTACTTGCAGGTCGACAACGCGCGTGGAGTCGTCTTGTTCTGTCACGGCAGCGGTGGAAACGTTGCAACCCATCTGGATTCCACGGCTCTCTTTCGCTCGCTGGGATGTTCCACGCTCATCTTTGATTGTGGCGGTTCGGGAAACAGTACGGGCCGGCCATCCGAATCTCGGAGTTATGCCGATGTACGTGCGATGTGGGATTGGCTGATCAAGATCAAAGGTGTGTCGCCCGGCAAAATCATCGTCTGGGGGAATTCTTTTGGCGGAGGTGTTGCCTGCGATCTGTCTACCCAAGTCAAACCAGCGGCGCTTGTCCTCGATAGTACTTATCTTTCGCTTCCCGAAGCCGCAAGCGACGCACTCGCATGGTTTCCGTGGAATCTGTTCATGCGCTACCGATTCGACAACAAGAACAAGATTGGGAACGTAAGTGCACCGGTCTTGATTATCCACAGCGTCGACGACACGCAATACCCTATTCGGCACGGTCGCGGCCTATTTGATAGAGCCCATGATCCAAAGACAATGATCGAAACGCGCGGCGATCATTACGACACGGCCGTGTCGAAGAAAGACAGCCTCCCGAAAATAGAAGCGTTTATCGGTAAGGTTCTCGGATCCGACTCCGTGAAAAGCCCATGATCGCCTTAGCGGACCTGTTGTCGGCGAAACCTTCATCGTTTACGGAGTACCCAGCGCGTCCAATCCGGCACGAGCCTCGGCATACGAAGGCCGCAATCGGAGTGCCTCCTTGAAATGTTCCGCGGCGCCGGCACGGTCGCCTAAAGCCTGCAGTGCCACCGCGAGATTGAAG comes from the Candidatus Hydrogenedentota bacterium genome and includes:
- a CDS encoding twin-arginine translocation signal domain-containing protein, with amino-acid sequence MPESGNSCCGGKSCCGGKAVSELNRRDFIKTAAVAAGGLSLLAAQKAQAEALETWTQSLLEPGARRVYRGAELTHIAMPMGGIGGGQVYLRGDGTLNPWQMANNFNQAATVKGSFFAIRAKAPGVNAVTRLLQSRTDAESRGVDAIEFEGEYPFAWLRYLEDNLPVSVALEAYSPFIPLNTKDSAIPAVVFRYTVRNQGQTPVEVSLLAAAPNLVGWDGYRPLEGVQYTESGFNQNSFSAKQGLASVQMGYKQGGGHAFSTPVQIMTNDEDVAFHMRHANNAKVTYGPRTPIVLDGQPTDAHWVSDTKGRVTDGELSSLLDAVGKGATAVLTNDHLSLLTQMRRRGRKSAAEVFENWESGEFGDWKIEGACFGKGPVTGTLPNQLPVGGWEGKFYLSSFANGDSATGKATSKPFTIRKKFIHLRVGGGSHAGQTCVNLLIDGNVVATAVGDNSENLRPVTWDVSAHKGKKGVIEVVDSHTGSWGHILVDSITFGDAPQAEVLDKKEVKRWKEALPFTWKNVLAEPARVKLNRQSPVFAGLSNAPDEVELTYSLEGLHVKKNAQVLLETDDGKPLVIAGQCGKGVLVVCIGTPNAWVDGPDRKAVIGNLLAAATKSNYAPMTGISPEHPLAGGMALAVLGDADVSAKPQWDDFEALWTEFADNGRLAPGATEPSAPGRTWNGAIAAGLSLAPGEEKSVTFALAWHFPNRIRDDKYGWGPPAYQFDYRLGNRYNTWFKNVAEVVDYLAANFDRLAAETHLFHDTLYDSTLPRYYLDCVTANISTICSPVYIWLEDGTFGGFEGADRCCPMNCTHVYNYAMSTAFLFPELERNVRETDLLVQMNPTEHYIPHRTVLPLSAPRLGDKIGGPEHPALDGELGTILKTYREWQLCGDRAWLEKVWERAKTLMCYIMEHHDPKGEGIIRGEQPNTYDTHLFGSNTFIGTLYLAALRAAEEMAKIMNDTDSAGKFRERFEKGKVAYDTACWNGEFYYNVFDAPEADEKTYNNNNCFGPGCHADQLFGQWWAFILGLGYVLPKERIAHVLASVYKYCWRSDLTGHKHWPRKFAEEDEKGLLICTWPRGGRPEKPILYCDEVWTGIEYHVAATMIYEGMVTEGLQIVRGARDRYTGSRRNPWAELECGYHYSRAMSAHSLLNVAAGLEYDAASGRLALEPRLTPDNYRGFFSGAKGWGTVSQARNGKSHKNTVEIRYGEVVLNELALGKAAGRAKATVNGTAVALAHGSDGHVSFAQPVVLKAGDCLEVTVQA
- a CDS encoding DUF4434 domain-containing protein, with protein sequence MRYVAVLLLSCLSIAAAGESALRTSPLMRGTLWWLSDAAHGSWTRAQFEQAIGEQRAVGFDILWLLNTPSLFRLATAPDAKTDPLALIYEIADANAMRVIADLPKGGWYGKTTAEAMASEMRAYAEAFSARYGAHASFHGWYINHEINPIAPDDKEQTTFWRTAWKEAASACHRVAPKSVVTVSPFFMMDSLSRRGFRYQTPEEYASWWGESLKETGIDILMLQDSGAEHLSFFTVADREPFFAAMRKACDEAGAQFWVNVETGEAHVANWEEFIALERENKVPWRFTPIDWLEQKLQLAARYGDGIINWGYFPFMDPAGGTAKPEVLAAYEAYRTYVNRVKASAAVSSDRETK
- the corA gene encoding magnesium/cobalt transporter CorA, giving the protein MISFRRRTPPGASPGTIVVDPEAPPPVITVLAFGPKGFVEEQVEGPYCIPEFLHKWPLTWINVDGLGDKVVLQQLGTMFELHRLALEDVVNVHQRPKVEQYDDQLFFVARMVYQGEGIETEQLSMFMGENYILTFQERPGGDCFNPVRDRIRKGLGRIRCEGADFLAYCLIDALVDAYFPIIELYGDQLEDLEDEVLESPRRGLVNEIHRVRRDLLMLRRAVWPLREAINSLLRDRGGSFTNETRVYLRDCYDHTIQILDLVEAYREIVSDLMDVYLSSLSAKLNEVMRVLTVISTIFIPMTFIASIYGMNFHTEKSPWNMPELEWAFGYPFVIALMAAIAGVQLWFFWRKGWLGNTIDEDESRPDRERDLGGDNLSQ
- a CDS encoding alpha/beta hydrolase, with translation MKRLLAMIRRVGVLLALVAIGFYVVFFFAQPRLLFQGEPGLASNPSSKGWAFEDVVVPVGKNKTHGWYLQVDNARGVVLFCHGSGGNVATHLDSTALFRSLGCSTLIFDCGGSGNSTGRPSESRSYADVRAMWDWLIKIKGVSPGKIIVWGNSFGGGVACDLSTQVKPAALVLDSTYLSLPEAASDALAWFPWNLFMRYRFDNKNKIGNVSAPVLIIHSVDDTQYPIRHGRGLFDRAHDPKTMIETRGDHYDTAVSKKDSLPKIEAFIGKVLGSDSVKSP